A single genomic interval of Aedes aegypti strain LVP_AGWG chromosome 1, AaegL5.0 Primary Assembly, whole genome shotgun sequence harbors:
- the LOC110674237 gene encoding uncharacterized protein LOC110674237, whose protein sequence is MEPVIGTLPEPIRLGGERPIEALTVEHHEFIKAALDGTGTHAGRQYQVVRSTERVVAGVMFTFVINFEDDETQQLYKITAWSRPWMPDKDEALKLTFERHE, encoded by the coding sequence ATGGAACCAGTGATCGGCACATTGCCCGAACCGATAAGACTAGGCGGAGAGCGACCGATCGAGGCTCTGACCGTTGAGCACCACGAGTTCATCAAAGCGGCTTTGGACGGAACGGGAACGCACGCCGGGCGCCAGTACCAGGTTGTGCGCTCAACCGAGCGGGTGGTGGCAGGGGTCATGTTCACCTTCGTCATCAACTTTGAGGATGACGAGACGCAGCAGCTGTACAAGATCACCGCGTGGAGTCGGCCGTGGATGCCGGACAAGGACGAAGCGCTGAAGTTGACCTTCGAGAGGCACGAGTAA